A region from the Xenopus laevis strain J_2021 chromosome 4S, Xenopus_laevis_v10.1, whole genome shotgun sequence genome encodes:
- the slc5a12.S gene encoding sodium-coupled monocarboxylate transporter 2, protein MSQFAKPNIKNFVVLDYVVFAALLVVSAGIGVFFAIKERKRKTSSEFLVGGRQMTCGPVALSLTASFMSAITVLGTPAEVVRFGAYYFYFIISYTFVIIFSAELFIPVFYRSGITSTYEYLDLRFNRVVRYAATMIYIVQTILYTGVVVYAPALALNQVTGFDLWGSVFATGIVCTFYCTLGGLKAVVWTDAFQMVVMIVGFLSVLIQGTIQNGGPSKVWETAMNGSRVDIVDFDVDPLRRHTFWTIAVGGTFTWLGIYGVNQSTVQRCISCKSEKHAKLALYLNLLGLWIILVCSIFTGLIMYANFVSCDPWTAGFITAPDQMMPYFVMNIFEKLPGLPGLFVACAFSGTLSTVAASINALATVTFEDIVKSIFKNISDQKSTWISKGLCVLFGILCTVMAVVASFMGGVVQAALSIHGMCGGPMLGLFTLGIVFPWTNWKGALGGLLIGITMSFWVGIGGFIFPPAVSKSLPLLLRTDGCQLANMTVNATETFSTTITTVLATTPPPARSVLADNWYSLSYLYYSAVGCLACIISGLFISFVTGHEHGKNIKPLLIRPVCNLFCFWSDKYKSKCWCGVQHDREEDFDPKDNPENDIKMAPGTEKCSQNGYENNFCKKLPTGYNEAEKSYTNVNKEKISYM, encoded by the exons ATGTCCCAATTTGCAAAACCCAATATAAAAAACTTTGTAGTGTTGGACTATGTTGTTTTTGCCGCTCTGCTCGTCGTTTCGGCTGGAATCGGAGTCTTCTTTGCCATCAAGGAGAGGAAGCGAAAAACATCGAGTGAGTTTTTGGTGGGAGGAAGACAGATGACATGTGGCCCCGTGGCCCTGTCACTCACAGCGAGTTTTATGTCGGCTATTACAGTCCTTGGAACGCCGGCAGAAGTCGTTCGTTTTGGAGCATATTACTTCTATTTCATCATTTCCTATACGTTTGTAATTATCTTCTCAGCAGAACTATTCATCCCTGTGTTCTACAGGTCTGGGATTACAAGTACATACGAG tattTGGACCTGAGATTCAACAGAGTTGTCCGATATGCTGCAACAATGATCTATATTGTGCAAACG ATACTTTACACTGGAGTGGTGGTGTATGCTCCTGCTTTGGCCCTCAACCAAG tgACTGGATTTGATCTTTGGGGATCAGTATTTGCAACTGGGATTGTCTGCACTTTTTACTGTACTCTG gGGGGCTTGAAAGCCGTTGTATGGACGGATGCATTCCAGATGGTCGTGATGATAGTTGGatttttatctgtattaattcaaGGAACAATTCAAAATGGAGGGCCTTCTAAGGTCTGGGAGACGGCCATGAACGGATCCCGTGTAGATATTGTTGA ttttgatGTAGACCCATTAAGAAGACACACATTTTGGACCATTGCTGTGGGAGGCACTTTTACATGGCTGGGTATCTATGGAGTGAACCAGTCGACAGTACAGAGATGTATATCATGCAAGTCCGAGAAGCATGCTAAACT TGCACTGTATCTGAACTTGCTTGGACTGTGGATAATATTGGTGTGCTCTATATTCACTGGACTGATCATGTATGCCAATTTTGTGAGCTGTGACCCTTGGACTGCAGGCTTTATAACAGCACCCGACCAG atgatgccatattttgtaaTGAACATATTTGAAAAATTACCAGGACTCCCTGGATTATTTGTTGCATGTGCCTTCAGTGGAACATTAAG TACAGTGGCTGCCAGTATCAATGCTCTTGCTACTGTGACTTTTGAAGACATCGTCAAGAGCATTTTCAAGAATATCTCTGATCAGAAAAGTACTTGGATCAGCAAGGGATTAT GTGTTTTATTTGGTATTCTGTGCACTGTAATGGCTGTTGTAGCATCTTTTATGGGTGGAGTTGTGCAG GCTGCTCTAAGTATTCATGGAATGTGTGGGGGACCTATGCTCGGCTTATTTACTTTGGGTATTGTATTCCCGTGGACAAACTGGAAG GGAGCATTAGGAGGTCTCCTGATAGGAATCACCATGTCTTTTTGGGTTGGCATTGGAGGATTTATTTTCCCACCCGCAGTATCGAAATCACTCCCACTTTTATTGAGAACCGATGGGTGCCAGCTAGCCAACATGACTGTGAATGCGACAGAGACTTTTTCAACAACGATAACCACAGTACTGGCCACCACTCCACCTCCAGCAAG GTCAGTACTAGCAGATAACTGGTACAGCTTGTCCTATCTGTACTACAGCGCTGTTGGATGCCTAGCATGCATTATATCTGGCCTGTTCATCAGCTTTGTTACAG GTCATGAGCATGGAAAGAATATTAAGCCCCTGCTGATCAGACCCGTCTGCAATCTTTTTTGCTTTTGGTCTGACAAATACAAATCCAAGTGCTGGTGTGGCGTGCAGCATGACAGAGAAGAAGACTTT